AGTGAAGCTAATGTCAGTCACATTGTCCAACAATTTGTGGATATGCGTGGCCACGACTTCATACAAAGCAGGGGGGGAGACGTCGGAAAAGTAGCGCCGACTTGGTAGGGTGTAGCGGGGTTCAATATGCTCTATCAACTGCCGAAATCCTCGGTCCTCCACGATGGAAAATGGTTGGTCATCAAGAGCAATCATTTCCATTACCTTGTCGGTTATTGTCCTGGCTTTTGCGCTGTCCTTGGCAAATTTCTTGGTCTGGTCGAGTACCTGCTGTATTGGACTCCCAGCTGCAGCTGATTTCGTTTTTGCCTGCTGGCTAATGTTAGCAgcatttttttcctgcagttgtttGTGTAGCTCTGGGTGGCGGTTTTTCAAATGGCATATTAAATTTGTGGTGTTGAATGACTTGACGTGGCATCCTCCTCGCATTACCTCGACTTTGCAGGTGTTGCATACTGCTTTTCGAGTGTCTTCGTTTGACACAGTGAAAAACGCCCACACCGCTGacattttttctcctcttccgtTTAACATCCCACAATCCTGTGCCGCCTTTGCGTCACTGACGTGcccaaacaaatacacatggCCAaatccccctccccctccccctcccctccttctccCGCTCCTTCACCCGACACAGCAACTAGACGGATATACATCGGTTGTGCATATCGGCCCAATTTCACTCATCGGACCGATAGGTTAAAAAATGACGAACATCGGCCGATACCGATATTAATGCCGATATATCGTGCATCCCTAAAGTGGAGTCATTTGTTACATCTCAGTAATGACAAATAGcaggggcggctgtggctgagggataGAGCAGTCGTCCGTCAGGGGGTCGGTTTGATCCTCAgtcaagacactgaacccctaATAGTTAGTGCACTAATTGTAAGATGCTTTGGATAACAATGTCcactaaatgtaatgtaatgtagcGTAAGTAAGGGGTTGATTATGCTTCTAAtgcacaacagaaagaaaacaaaagcgctgacacacacataaaagacCTGGGAGATAAGAGctgtgttgtcaagaaaatcatgtgatctctgcagtgtaAATACGTGATTTAATACGTTGCTTCCTGCCTCTACCTAGTGCACCACCACTTGCCTGAAAAATGTTaaaggatttgttgctgttgttaacGCATCCATGCTATGTTGTTCATgtatgaaaggcaaactcccTGATTTTGCACTATACAATTAAAAGTGAATTGAATAAATTGAAAAATTACATATTGTAAAACTTTTGTAAATCTTTGGATATATGATTGACATTCAAAGGCAGTGTTGAAAGTATAGGCTATGAAGATGGCAAATTATACAAATGAAACTGAGGGAGAAGAGCTGAATCCACTCATTGATCTCTTTTGTGTAGTGTAGATTcactgtattaaaataaatctgtctCTTCTAAggtcttctttttttcatcagctCGTTTTCTTGGTACTCAACATTTGTAGAACCATTCAGCAGTGACAGGAAAACTCTTGGAGCACAAATATTTTGGCATTGTAAATATTTGATCATCCAGGAATGAGAGCTTCTATGTTGCAATGGGTATAGCTGGCAATTCACTCCAAACTAAATCACAATGTGGCAAAACCCGTGAAGGTTACTGTGGCGTTTgaccacgccacggggttcccctcacgacaacCAGAGACAGACCAGTTCAACCATTGTGGGTTCAGCAACATCTCTTTATTAACTCCCAACGGAATATACAGAACATGGAACTTAACAGGTCCAGCACTAtctgctggaccttcagcttcacccAAGTCTCCCTTCCCAGCGTTcttctccagtgtgtgtttccCAGTGTCTCTCGAGTGTCTTGTGTTTTCCCAAGTGTCTCAGAGCGTTTCCTCTCGAGTGTCTTGTGCGTTCTTTTTCCCCcggaggcagctctgctgcctccttttaacgtctgaggatcaatcagctaacagctctcacctgtgctgattgatcctcagtggtgcaggtgaaggtgctctctccgccccttcacctccacagttaCGTTTACCAGTGGGAAGAGACCCACTTGGAAAAAATTGGATCACAGAGTTTAAAGAACACTTGATCATTTAACCAAACACGTGATGAGTTGTGTGAGGTTGTGTAGGAAAGGTTGGCTGGCCAGTCTGTGCACAAATGTGGCTTTTTGTTTAGGCAAAAGGGCACATTTGCACCAAAACAAACACCCCATTGTTTTTTCATTAGAAGTCTCCCGCCAGCTAAAATTGTCATGTGTGAACAACTTAAGTAGATGAAGGAAAATACTTTTAGGTTTTGATAGAGAGAGTTAATGGTAGAAGGCAGGAAAAAAATGTCAGAGAGTAAGAGGTGCAGGAGTATCAGGGGAGGTTAATTTACAAAAACAGCGTCAACGTTAGAGCACCCAGACAGACccagagaaaaaaggaaaaggccattgaaagaaaaacatagaGGGTGACGCAGCCAATGAGTGTGGGTGGCTGATAGATGCAGTGATAGGGTGCTgtgcaagcatgtgtgtgtctatgtatgTCTTGGTGTTGGCGGCAGAGGGGGTGGACAGATTTTGGTGCATCATTAATCAGCAACACCTCCCCTGACACTGTCTAGACAGCTGTCTGAGAGCTGCCCTGCTCCATTGCGCTCTCTTCCCTCTATCAGTGATACAGCTTtctctcccaccctccctccctccctccctctatttGTCTGGGTCTATAcaacttcttttttctctctctgtctttctctctctagcACTCCTTTACGCTCCTTCCTCTCCTTATCAACATGGCTATTTCTTCTCTTGTTTCTGTAATCCTTCCATCCCTCTCTTTATCTAacttcccctctttctctttcaattGATCTCATCCTCtattccccatttttttcttttttttccagtctGATGGTCTCACCATCCTAGCTGCCTCATCAGTGTAGGTTGACCATTAGAGCCACAGTCACAAATTGAAATGGATTCCTTCTGAAAGTGACTCAGCAATGTATTGAATTGGACAGAAATATGAGAAAGGATAATTGATGTGAAGCTCTCTGGTGAAAGCAGTGTGTTGAATATTTTACtgtaattcaattcaattcaattcaattttatttatatagcgccaattcataatttatattatctcaaggcactttacatttaaaggtcaagaccataaaacaatattaacatagagaaacccaacagttcccacaatgagcaagcacaggcgactgtggagaggaaaaactccctcattaaaagggagaaacctctggcagaaccaggctcaatgtgggcggtcatctgcctcgaccggttggggtgaggaaagaaaagtaaggggggaggaaaggagagatgggtgcaaagcgggggagagaagagagagatgaggtggagagagagagaccgggaacaattgggcaccaatcactatcagggctgactataacaataacaatgtagtgatctacaacaggattagatatattaatgaattactgagttattttaattaataacaatggtgatggtagtcgttgttgtcctgcagtcccgttgccggagttatctgaaacaagatagagagaagagccagagggactatgggaggacaaagtgacactttgacatgatgacatgttaaaattaataaataaataattaaattgtaaCGTCTTTAAAGGAGGcctattgtgtttgtttttgttcataagTTTAATGGGGGCACTGCTTGAAAAGGTTTAGGGCTCCAATGTTCAGAAAAtgctttagtttatttattctattaatTGCCGCAGCATCAGGAAAGTCTCACAGCCGGATTCAGCTCCTGCCTACCTTGCTAGAAaacccagtctgctctgattggacagcTGATGATGAGTTCAGGTACATCAGGACGAAGGAAGCTGTGAATAGACAACGctgcaattaaacacaacactgacaattTGGATTTTACACTTGTAATTAATTCAAAATATGTTTAACAGTTCCACTGTCCGCTGTACACCGGGAGACTTTAGCTTTGTTGTACTCTGTGTGGTGTTTTGATTTTCCAACAGCACCTGAAGGCCACCCCAAAAACTAAACTTAAAGCAATAGTATAccgaaaaattaaaaaacactcatctactcactactatgctgatggagggttGGGTGAAGTGAAATCAAGCAGAGAAAACGTCTCTTTCGCTGGCTGTGCATTATGTGCAATCACTGCCAGGTTAGGAAACATTGAGGAGCGTTCCTTCCACCAACACTAGAATCATCCACATCCAAGTCATCACCTGTTGAAAGGGGACGGGGCCCGTGGTACATTGCAGGTGCTTCCATGTTTCACTTTGAGTTCTTGAGATAGTAAAAATTAAACTTAAGATCAATGCTAATTTAAGaggataaaaatatatatatatatatatttatagagtATAGAACGAGAGGACGGCAAAAACATTAAGGGTTATATTTTAGAGCACAAAGCGCAAAATCACAATTTGcacactgcaggaaaaaaatataacttGTAATAAAGTTTGGTCAGAActgtatgtttaaaatctgatatcCTGACAGCCATACAACATAAATccttaaataaaatatgtactATTTCAACTGACATATAATTGTTATCCTTATTTTTCAATTATATtggaataattcattttaaGCCATATTTTCTGTAATCTTTAATATTTGTCTATCTTATTCCTCCCCTTCTCCCATGTATAAATCAATAAGTTATGACAATGTTTATCAGATAATATTTCAAGTAGGCTACATTGAATTGGATTATACTATCCATCCTgtttgaattaaatattttaaagaggATATTATTCATAAAATGTAGCAAAGTAATTGTATATTTACACAAACGTAACATTTAAGAAATTATATGAAATGACAACATTTTCTAAGCTTTGCTGTCTCTTTTTGTAATGATGGAAGTAAATAAAACTTATATTATAGCAACCACTTCTGTGATTAAAACAAGATATAGAGCAGACAATATAGGCCATGGATGTTGTGATCTACAGCAAAGGCGATCGTTGCTCAATTGGTTTGGTCAGCCCTTCTTTTTTACTGATACAAAGCCGCATGTGACGCCATCCAGTGTCACCCAAGACGCCGTAAAAAGCAACGTTCCATGAGCATACAAAGCGCTGCATATAACGCTGCTTTTTCCTTGCTTGACATAGCGCTGTAAAAACCATAAAATTAGTTGATTAAAAAGTGATGTATTCCGTCCTCAACGGCTTTTCATAGATGAACACCCTGCTGACGTTGCCCAGAAATGGACGTGTTAGAAAAATCAAGGTTGAGGCATTTCAGCAGCCTCTGGAAAGGTTTTTACTGTGGGAGAGAATAGCTCCCTCTGCTACAGACTTTGGGATTTTGAGCCAAAATCATTTGtatacattcacacaaaacataaacaacCCACTAGAGGACAGGGAAAGACTGAAAAAGCATAATAAGTCTCCTTTAAATAGATGATTGCTGGCACAGTGGGGGTTGCCTTTGTAGCAATAGCATCATCATCCATTGGAATGTTGGGAGTGTAGACATTGAATTCATTGTTTTACACAGAGGCAAAACATAATTTTGCAGCATTTTTTGTAGTGATTGTTTGGGGACATGCAGTTATATCTATGGATACTAAAAAAAAGCTTTCACAGGTTGCTTTATAAACTCAAAACAGAGATAATACAGTATTCTACAGTGCAAGTCAATTAaatttctctcatctctctcccccctcctcaatTCTTTTACCTTTCTTCTTCATCCTTTCTTCACCCTTTGTCTCTCACTTTCCCAGGTATTATACACTCCCCAGACAAGGGATCGTTTTACTGCTCCCTCCTTTATGCAGCGTGACCGATTCAGCCGCTTTCAGCCCACCTATCCCTACTTGCAGCACCAGATTGACCTTCCGCCCACCATATCGCTGTCGGATGGCGAGGAGCCCCCACCATATCAGGGACCCTGCACACTGCAGCTCCGTGACCCTGAGCAGCAGATGGAGCTCAACCGCGAGTCAGTACGGGCGCCACCGAACAGGACCATCTATGACAGTGACTTGATCGAcatgggaggaggtgggagtcTGGGTGGCATGGTAGGTGGAGGGATAGGCATGGGAGGTGGTGGTCCGAGGCCGCCCAGCAGTAACACGGGTATAAGTGCAGCCAACTCCAGCAGCCATGGATGCATAGAGGGCCCCCCACCGGCATACAATGAGGTGATGTGCCACTACCCTGGCTCTGCATTCTTTCTACACCAGCACAGCAATAACCCAAGGTTGGGGGTAGCAGGGAGCAGTACGATCCCACAGCAGAGCCAATCAGAAAGCACAATAGTACCTACAAAGGCCAAAGACAGCCAGCCAGAGGACCTGTTGTGAATAAAGGGCCAGCAAAGGAGGCTTGGCCACCCACCCCAGACGGAGATATTCCTTTCCACTTCACCCCTGATTATCAATAAGTGGTCTTGCTCTCTGTCTCCCAGATGTCCTCCTTCCCCACTTTCATGCACAAATAAATATCAACTTTAGCTAAAACTAAACAAGGAATGTGAGGAACCAACAGTTAAAGCAGGATATATGTACTGCGTGaagactttttttctcttcaacatataagaaaagaaatataCTGCTAGCATAGATTGAAACCATTTGCTTTGTTTGTCCCTTCGGGTGATGGATCCATCTTTGGGAACTGAAAATTatgattttcacatttgttttctattttttaatttgattcttttctttcctctttttccgACCTGTACACAAAGCGAGAGCTTAGGTGAGAATTAAGGACATGCAGAGACCACAACAAAACCAGAGCCTCACATACGCAAACCTTAGTGCCAAGGTTCATAAGGAAACAAAGCAAAAGGTGGAAATTACTCATAATGacattgaaaacacaaacaagaaaagttgCACTATCCTTTTGCTGTTAACGTGAAGAGGGAAACTATGGTATGTGATGTATCattctgatgtttttgtttagtttagttttttgttttttttctcggggttttattttgtcctttatATGAATTGACTTACTGAACTTATGCTCCAAAGGAgcaaaaaactaaaaccaacCACAAGTATTATAAGCTTAAATCCTTCCTTTGAAGACCACAAGAAATGCTTGTACCCAGCCTATGACATCTCTGTCGGCTGACACTACAGGCACAGCGAGACTTAGTAAGAGAATAACCTTGTAGTGCTTCATGTCTTAGTACACTTCAGCTTCATGGGGATGGAATCTGCTGTGTAACCAGCTGCTGGTTGgacaaaacatttctggattTGAAGATGGCTTTCCTGAGCCAGAGTAAACTCAAAGATCGATGAGACCTGCTTGGTGAGACCCAACATGCCATACCAACACGTGGTTAATCTGGCCAGCTGGTTGGATATCAACCAAACCCAAAATATCTGTCTGTCCAGCAGCCTGGTCATAGCAGATATGTCTTTTCTCAACCCTGTCCTGACCTCTGAGCACTTGACACTTCCTCTTTCCAGTTTCCTGCATCTATAACTCCCCCTACCCCCTtgacctcctctcctctcatcgtGGCATGTGTTATCTGCCGACATCCACATTGAAACTCGAACCTTGCCGCCAtaacaacataaacacaaaacaacaaaaagaaaaaagttactTCAAGTCCTTTATGTCACAAAAAACAAGACGTCACAAAGTGAAGATTCCTGTTTGCATGGCAATCTGGTTTTAGATGAAAATTGTCAGAGGTTAAAGTTAAAAGGGCTATGGGAGGGATTGTTTTGGTAAAAAACCTTTTTATGAAAATCTAGCCATTTTCTCTACTCATCATTGccttctctgctcttttttgtttcttgcaCTCTTTACCCCTCTGCCCCAACCCCCAAAATACATCCCAGCTTTATAACAGTGTTCATCATCCAGTCTTTTCATCCATGCATAGAAAAGGTGCGTGCAAATGATGAGAGGTCCACTGAAGCCCTTTAAAGCAGACTGGAGTGGAATCCTTGTTTGGCAGTGTGCTTTTGCTGTCTTCTCTGtatctgcttctctttgtctggttgcgtgtgtgtgtgtgtgtgttcttgttggTCAAACCtttcaacaacacagaaaagcaCTTAATTCTTCTGCAggagccatgtgtgtgtgtgtgcatgaaagcATGATTTATTAATCAACTTTGAGTTTAGCGAGTCAAGGACATATTACTTATTATTTGGCACTGTCCATGTTAACCATTATCAATTAAGCTTTCATTAGAATTCAGTTGAGTGTCTCTTCAAAAAAATCATAGATGCACTATGGTTATTAATGTAGGATGGAAGTGACCTCAGTGTAAAAGTTTAAACAAAGGGCACTCAGTCTTCCCACAGGCTCACTTAAAGCTGCACAGTAAAAACAATGTAAACTTATCAAACTGCAGCTGTAGAGACGGAGACTACTTAAACAGGAACAAAACATAAGAACTAAATCTTGAGGAAACTAGAAAATTAGAGGAGAAGGCTAGTGTTTTATTCTAAATGTCAACAAATCTCATGAAAACGCAAAGTAAGCTTAACTTTTGGTGACTTCTGTGCGCTGCCTGTGGCTATCAACCCCAGGACCATTGATTCTTACTGAAGACTTTTAATGCTATTAACTTGTGATCCACTTCCTGAAACAGGTGGGTTTCAATCCGATCCCCACATATACTGTACAACCACCTTTTTCACTTCATAAAATCCAATGTCAAGCACAAATCATAAAGGTACATTAATTTGTTATCATTTGAATTTAATACATGCTGCGGGTAAAAACAGCACATATCTCAGTTTACTCCAAAGGTGTTTCCATAATAATGGAGATGAGGAAAAAGTATTTAGTCAGTGCCTGATTCtgttatcgtgtgtgtgtgtgtgtatgtgtgtgtgtgtatgtgtgtgtgtgtgttactacgTCACTGCTGCTATTGTTCTTGCTGCTACTGCTACTATTGTTGCTTCTGTTGCTTCTTATGTCCCTCCCCTAGTTCCCTCACTTATAATTGAGAGAAATCTGACTGTCTGCAGTAAAATGCACAAGTATTGAGAGTATCTTTCAGAACATTTTGTTAAACAGATAGGTCTGGGAGAAGAGACCCAACACTTGCCCTTTGTCTAAACAGACCTTCTTTCTTCCATCACTTTTCTTCCTTCATTCTGTTTTCTCAGctttttctaaattaaattttatgTTTTCTACGAGGAGGTTTGCTTGTTACTATTATGTGAATAAATAAGGTGCCTAATGTTCATGTTTGAGAAGACCACACCTTGGTGAAACTACTGCTTGGAATCCTTATAGGTGCTTAATGTGAGGGCTGACCGTCAGCCTGTCTGGCAGACTGGAACAAACACTTGAGAGGGAGGGTTGGTTAAGATTaccaaaaaaatataatttccatCTCTTTGTAAAGCAGTTCCAGTGCTGACATGATTTCTTGGAGTGTGGAGTGCTTTTCCAAAATTTCTTATTCACTTCTCAAGCTCCTCCATGATTAAAGACTGAATCTTACCACAGAACCAGtactctgtgtgtatgtttgtgtgtgtgtttgtgtttccacgTCAACAGAATAACAACCAGCAGCTCACccttgaacatttttttaatctctaaATTGTGACCAGATTTACTAACAATGTTTACAAAGCATGTTTCCATTGTGCCGGACAGGAGTGGTGGTTCCCAGTGAAGCAGCTTAAGCCATT
This region of Paralichthys olivaceus isolate ysfri-2021 chromosome 13, ASM2471397v2, whole genome shotgun sequence genomic DNA includes:
- the LOC109631992 gene encoding low-density lipoprotein receptor class A domain-containing protein 4 isoform X1 is translated as MQNLTAPGGPGNSNVTCSCNCTASQPQAMEIYFDSNLSSSTGRKSQGNTELEFVQIVIIILVMTVMVVVIICLLNHYKLSTWSLITRQSQARRHNHALHQDRCLWPSEPGSQQGASEVLYTPQTRDRFTAPSFMQRDRFSRFQPTYPYLQHQIDLPPTISLSDGEEPPPYQGPCTLQLRDPEQQMELNRESVRAPPNRTIYDSDLIDMGGGGSLGGMVGGGIGMGGGGPRPPSSNTGISAANSSSHGCIEGPPPAYNEVMCHYPGSAFFLHQHSNNPRLGVAGSSTIPQQSQSESTIVPTKAKDSQPEDLL
- the LOC109631992 gene encoding low-density lipoprotein receptor class A domain-containing protein 4 isoform X2; this translates as MQNLTAPGGPGNSNVTCSCNCTASQPQAMEISELEFVQIVIIILVMTVMVVVIICLLNHYKLSTWSLITRQSQARRHNHALHQDRCLWPSEPGSQQGASEVLYTPQTRDRFTAPSFMQRDRFSRFQPTYPYLQHQIDLPPTISLSDGEEPPPYQGPCTLQLRDPEQQMELNRESVRAPPNRTIYDSDLIDMGGGGSLGGMVGGGIGMGGGGPRPPSSNTGISAANSSSHGCIEGPPPAYNEVMCHYPGSAFFLHQHSNNPRLGVAGSSTIPQQSQSESTIVPTKAKDSQPEDLL
- the LOC109631992 gene encoding low-density lipoprotein receptor class A domain-containing protein 4 isoform X4 produces the protein MSPAPATAPLLSHRQWRYDRCLWPSEPGSQQGASEVLYTPQTRDRFTAPSFMQRDRFSRFQPTYPYLQHQIDLPPTISLSDGEEPPPYQGPCTLQLRDPEQQMELNRESVRAPPNRTIYDSDLIDMGGGGSLGGMVGGGIGMGGGGPRPPSSNTGISAANSSSHGCIEGPPPAYNEVMCHYPGSAFFLHQHSNNPRLGVAGSSTIPQQSQSESTIVPTKAKDSQPEDLL
- the LOC109631992 gene encoding low-density lipoprotein receptor class A domain-containing protein 4 isoform X3; the encoded protein is MTVMVVVIICLLNHYKLSTWSLITRQSQARRHNHALHQDRCLWPSEPGSQQGASEVLYTPQTRDRFTAPSFMQRDRFSRFQPTYPYLQHQIDLPPTISLSDGEEPPPYQGPCTLQLRDPEQQMELNRESVRAPPNRTIYDSDLIDMGGGGSLGGMVGGGIGMGGGGPRPPSSNTGISAANSSSHGCIEGPPPAYNEVMCHYPGSAFFLHQHSNNPRLGVAGSSTIPQQSQSESTIVPTKAKDSQPEDLL